A genomic segment from Acyrthosiphon pisum isolate AL4f chromosome A3, pea_aphid_22Mar2018_4r6ur, whole genome shotgun sequence encodes:
- the LOC100568522 gene encoding zinc finger MYM-type protein 1-like, with the protein MLSKNTSAGTTLSLESFSEASNSQSHQVLTNLWVPDVEYKFLMLAKNEKRGLRFQHKWLNEFNWLAYSNVKNGTFCKYCVLFAKNGGVGSQPLGSLVTVAFSNWKKAKETFRAHGSLKHHTLSILDSEHFLKVIEKKELSIIERIDNNRVVQIEENRRKIRPIIECIILCGKEELALRGHRDFGDIIVDDESRQGHFHGILKYRAKGDEFLRNVLEGSGKRNKYTSPIIQNEIIQSCNTILIRKLVNVINESKCFSVLADETTDISTKEQLSICVRYIDENKKLYENFLQFFEIDSLTGNDLDNSILNGFNRCGLDCNYLYDQGYDGASNMAGRFKGVQTIVRSKYPNAIYVHCAAHSLNLAVSTASGIKPIRNCLGVIE; encoded by the exons ATGTTAAGCAAAAACACGTCTGCAGGTACCACACTTTCTTTAGAAAGTTTTAGTGAGGCATCGAATTCACAATCACatcaa GTGCTAACTAATCTATGGGTACCAGATGTTGAATATAAATTCCTAATGCttgcaaaaaatgaaaaacgtgGCTTAAGATTTCAGCATAAATGGCTAAACGAATTTAATTGGCTGGCGTattcaaatgttaaaaatggGACATTCTGTAAATACTGTGTATTGTTTGCAAAAAATGGTGGTGTTGGAAGCCAGCCTTTGGGTAGCCTTGTTACTGTTGCTTTCAGCAACTGGAAGAAGGCAAAAgag acttttcGGGCTCATGGAAGTTTGAAACATCATACATTGTCTATTCTAGACTCTGAgcactttttaaaagtaatagaAAAAAAGGAACTGTCTATAATAGAACGaatagataataatag AGTGGTACAAATTGAAGAAAATAGAAGGAAAATAAGACCAATTATTGAATGTATAATTCTATGTGGTAAAGAAGAGTTGGCTTTGAGAGGACATAGAGATTTTGGTGATATCATAGTAGATG atgaatCTAGGCAGGGCCATTTCCATGGTATTCTCAAGTACCGAGCAAAAGGAGATGAATTTTTACGCAATGTTCTTGAGGGTTCAGGGAAACGTAATAAATATACGAGTCCAAttatacaaaatgaaataattcaGTCATgtaacacaattttaataaggAAACTAGTAAATGTGATTAATGAATCTAAATGTTTCTCTGTTCTGGCTGATGAAACAACTGACATCTCGACTAAAGAGCAACTCAGTATATGTGTTCgatatattgatgaaaacaAGAAGTTGTATGAGAACTTTTTACAGTTTTTTGAAATTGATAGCTTGACCGGTAATGACTTGGATAACTCAATATTAAAtg gCTTTAACAGATGTGGACTTGAttgcaattatttatatgaCCAAGGCTATGATGGGGCCAGTAATATGGCTGGTCGATTTAAAGGAGTACAGACTATTGTGAGATCTAAATACCCCAACgctatatatgtacattgtgcAGCACATTCGCTGAATTTAGCTGTTTCAACGGCTAGCGGTATAAAACCAATCAGAAATTGTTTGGGGGTGATcgaataa